Part of the Nicotiana sylvestris chromosome 2, ASM39365v2, whole genome shotgun sequence genome, TTGAGCTAGCTAAATAGAATGGATTTATATTATTTTCAAGAGCCAATACTATTTCTTTTAGTTTATACTTATTAACTCATTTGCAATGTTTTAATAAAATTTgaataattttaaaagaaaattatacTCAACGCGCAGTTAGCATATAAGTCGGTacataaaactttttttttttttaaacttttctgtAAGTTTTGTTATCTCTCTTGGATTGCTTCCTACTCAGACCAtggttttctttctttgttttgatGGTTATTTTAAACATCTTAAGATAACTTTTTGCAGGCTATAATATACCTCTCACttgggtacactgaagaagaagctAAAAAATTCTGGTGGGAGTTCAAAAGAATTAGAGGACATATGAAAAGATCACGCAATACACAAGATGTACAACTTTTTGAGATCACAACAGATTTCGACAAATTTATGTGCATTGTTAAGTCTCTCGAGGAAGATATCAAGCAGGTTAAAGCGAAAgccaacaaaaataaataaatgatatTCCGAACCAGTTACACTTTGCTGATAAAGTATTTGTGTTCTCTTTTACCTTTCAGTTTGATTGTATAATAATGTTTATGTTCAATAACACTTAGCACTGCAGGTCATATTGTATTCTAAATTCTGTATTACATGTTTATCGTATTGTTAGATTGAGATGAATATATCAAACTAAAACCATCATTAAAATGTTAAAAGCTTCTTATCCAATCCAATTTCGTACCATTTTTGCCCTCCCTTTATTATATTTAGTGGTAGCATGCTTCTACCTAGTAGCACATGGTTAATCTTTGACCAAGAGACTATTTGGACGTGCTTATTTTAAGTGACTTTTAAGCATAAGCATACGTTAGGAATTCTAGTTTTTTACTTTTGACATATTTTTGCCAGTTTAGCTTAAAACAAGTGTTTAGAATCACTTTTATACTTTATCCAAATACTGCAAGATTACTTAAAAGCACTACGCGCTTTAAGTTGTATATATAGACTTGTGAAAGTAAAAGCACAAATCATTAGCATCTAAAATCATATCAAGCAAAAAGTAATCCAAGAATTCAAACACACATGACACCATTAAATCTGTAAGCAAAATAGCAAGTGAAAGGATAACACATAAAAAGatgaaaatagagaagaaaatcACATCACCCTAATAATTTAAGTAGGTAATGAGTTTGAAGTCTGAATTTTTCATATCATCCCTCTGCATGTTCCTAATTTTCACGGCAGATTTTGTGGCGGAGGGGCAACAACAGTGCGCCTCAATCCTCTGCAGTGAAGGCATGCACCCAAAACTCGAAGGTATCTCCTCAAGTTTATCGCACCAACGCAACACCAATTGCTCGAGACAGGGAAATGAATCCACTGACATGTTCCAATGTTTGATCGAACTATGTTCGATCTTCAAGAACCTTAGATTAACGAAACCTCCAACACCAACTGTCCATTTTCTACCAGTGAAGGCAGAAAGAAGTAGGTTTAGCACCTCAAGGTTTGGTAATGAACCAATTCTTGAAATTTCATCCCAAGAGAAGCCACAACAAGATAAAGCTAACTCTTTTAGGCTTTGAGGGAAGATCAAGCTAATTCCACTCATTGGAAAATAACCACGGTGATAAATAGCTAGTGTTTCAAGATATATTAGACAGTTGAGAGAACTGAACAAAGAGCCCCAATGCTCCATAGTCATAAGTTGAAGTTGGACCAAGTTTGGTGCTCTGTTGCACATTTCACTTATATCATCCTCATTTACTAAAACTACTTTTGAAAAGCTCTCTAATTTCTCTAACTCGAAAACATCTTCTTTTTCTGCCCCAACAACGTCGAAATGAACTTCCCCTTCACTTATATCGACATGCTTTAAGTTTATCATGTCCCACATAGACCCTGGAAGAGTTAAGGTACCACTTTTTGGTCTCGCGGCTAAAGTTTCCAGGTTTGTAAGGTTCGATATGGCTGGTGGAATTTCGCTAAAATTTCCAGAAATTGATAAGTAccttaaatgaatcaaggatgttatGTCCTCGAGAGCTGAAGCCTCGATCACAACGTTCTCCAAGTCCAGTACTGTAAGTGATGATTTGAACAAGTCTGAACTAAATGCTCCACTTGGTATGAATTTGTTCGTTTCATTAGTGTGGGGATATAACCTCAAACTATGGATGCGCTGAGTTGGACGAAGCCACTTGATGAAGTGATGCAGTTTAGAGCAAACTAGGAACCGTTGTATATCACTAGATGAATTAGTAGTAGAAGCAGCAGGATCAAAAGCATGAGATCTGAACAAATAATAAGATCTAACAATGAGAAAACAAACCTAATATAAAATCAAGTCCAAAAAAGTTAAGGGTACTCCTTACCTATCAATTTTTAACGAAAAGTTCTCTTCTTTAGCTTTACTCAAACAAAAATCTAGAACCAAATCATGAAGACGAACAGATTTTATGCCTCCAAGGGGAAATCTTTGAGCAACCATAACAATATTGCTTGCAATTAGATCAATCAAATAGCCCATCGCAATATGCTCTGCGATCTTCACCTCATTACTTTGTCCAAAACCTTCAGCAACCCACAACCGTATCAACTTCTTAACTGACACTTCCTTATCCTCAAGAAACAAACCAAAGTAAAGAAAGCATGGTTTTAAATAATGTGGTAAATGCTTGTAATTTAACTCTATTATGTCCATGTACCACTCTGCCTCACCAGCCACTTTTGCATTTGCACTTAACCTTTTAGCAACTTTAGTCCAATAGCCTCTTTTCTTGTCCAATCTTGCAAGAAGACTACCTATCAAAATAACTGCAAGAGGCAGTCCTGCACAACTTTTTGCTATCTTCTTCCCTATTTCCTCGAGTTCTTGAGGGCAGCTAATTTCTTCCTTAAATACTGTCTTCTGTAATAACAACCAACTTTTATCTTCCACGAGAAACGAAAGATGATGAGTATAGCAAAACATTTTTACAGAAGAAGGCAATTCATGATCAAGCCTAGTAGTTACAATAATTCTACTCTTTTTGTTGTTATCTGGGAAAAAACTGACTAAGTCATCCCATATAGCAGTGCTCCATACATCATCTATAACTATTAAATATCTCTTTTTCTCTAGACACCTTTGTACTTGTAGGATTAATTCATCTTCACTCCTCTCGATTTCAACATGGCGTTCAAATTCATAGCccaacaattcaagcaataatcttTTTTTGACATGGATTTGAGAGACAACGCCATGAACGAACATCAAAGCGATTGACTACATTTTCATGGGTATATAACTTTTTGGCAAGAGTTGTCGTACCAAGTCCTGGTACGCCAAAAATGGCGACAACGCTCAGCTGATCTGTTCCGCCAAGAATTTTGTCCATCAGCACTTGTTCCTCTTCCTCAACGCCCGCCATTGACTGTGACGACAACTCAATTGTGGTAGGTAACATTTTGGAATCTAATTAATGGACAGGTTGAATGTTAATGGAGATGAAGCTCAATAGCTAGGAATGAGGGAAATCATACAAACACAAAAGAAATTTTCAGGTAGAAAATACGCAAATGTAATTAAAGGGGGAATTAAGATCAAAACACGGGGGTAGTTGGGGACAGAGAGGTAGCAAGTCAACTGTAGCTTAATTTCAAGATTTTAAATTAGAGCAAATGTAAAATATTCCAAGAAGTGTGAACACCAATACTGAATCGCCAGCTCATATTGTTTGGATTGTGCACATGGTTATTGCACTACACGATCGTCCAACTATATAAGTTCTAAGGAAACAGATTGAGTTTGTTTCAAGCTTCAAGACTTTGCTAAATTGTCAGATATTATGTGTTAGTAATTGAGTATGATGTTTGCATCTTGTTTGTGGATGTTGATTTGGGTGCTGGAAGTTAATTGCAGAAGAGTTGGGGTTGATTCactgcaaaaaaagaaaaaaatttaaaagttgaACAGGTCACATATAAACTGTGGCGTATCATATCAATCGCGTGAAGATCATAAGTGGGTCATGTCATGGTATGTCCATATTTTAGGTGAGAAATTTGGAAGCTAACCAGGTCAACACAATTAGGCCTAATCGAGTGCCCAATGAGGTTTGGCTAGCTGTCTAAGCAAGCAAGCCACAGGCGTGATGCGGCACACCACAACGTGACTGATTTAGAGGTCTCACCAAAAAATTTCACGTCACTAATTTCAACTTCAACtggtttgaaaaatattttctttattaaaGCTGAAAAAGACTATTTAAAAGTTATAAGTATATGGTTGGacattattttaattaaattttgaaatatgagtatttaaattaaaattaaaaatttaacaattATGTTTTGAGTCATGAAAGTTCTTTATAATGAGAAGAAAATTAATAGTTTCCTTGGACTCATGCTCTATCACGAACTACCCATAAATAGTACTAGTACTATTAATTTAAGGTCCAACAATCGATAATATAAGGTCCGTCGACCGTCGTGGATCGTCACTATGGAATTATTTGGGTAACTAGCCAAGGTTTTAAGGGACAAAGGTACCATCTCATTTTCCGCAAATATTTGGGGAAGTTTCCTTTTCTGattcttttattttaaatttccttTCCTGATTTATTCTTCACAATGACTTTCCGTTCTTCCTTCTGTCAACAACCAAATCAACTGCTGTTTCTCCTTGACCCAAAAGCTACGGtttctatttttgtttctttGCTAAACTAGGGTTTCTCTCCCTATCcctctccaagattgatctcttcCAGTTTCTTCACATTTTGCCCTCACATTTATAGGGCATTCTGCACCTTTGGCTTTGTGAACATAATTGTTGGGCCAACTTTTTCCAAAATTGCCCTGGATATGGTGTAATGCTGGGTAATTGAGGTCAAATAACGTGTTTTATTCTGTATTGCTGTAGTGAATTATTTGCAGATTGCGGCTCAGTATCGCATTTATGATTTGTTGCGTTTACCAATTGAGAGCTTGGTGTTTCTGACAGATTTTTAATAATGAAGTGGTGGAGTTTTTAGGGGATGTTGTGTGTGCTTATTAGGTTTATAATTAGAATGATGAAGAGGTTGAAAAATGAGGCTTCTAGTGTGAGGAGGTTCAAATTGTCATATATTTTGCTAGGTTTAGCTGCGTTTTACTTGATCCTCATCTGCGTGAAGTTCCCAGAGTTTCTCGAGAGCGCTACAGCTTTGAGTGGTGATGATGCTGCTGCGGATGTGGCTCTAGATGTCGAGGATGATGGTGGAGAATCATCGACTTCTGGATTTCATAATAATTTAAGCCAATATGCACTAGTGACACCGCgagaagaggaaaatgaaaatggAGCGTTGCCCCATAAAAAGCCTCGTAAGCTTCACTATGGTCGAATTACTGCAGCTATTATGAAACGAAATAATATGGAGCGAAATCTTTCTGTTTTGGATAGAATGGCTGATGAAGCTTGGACTTTAGGCTCGAAAGCCTGGGAAGAATTAGATAAATATGAGGAGAAGGGGATTGAGATGAATTCAATACTCGAGGGGAAGCCCGAGTCATGTCCTTCATGGGTTTCTACTAGTGGAGCACAACTTGCTAAAACAGATCAACTTATGTTCCTACCTTGTGGGCTTGCAGCAGGTTCTTCTATAACACTTATTGGTACTCCTCATTATGCGCATCATGAGTATGTACCACAGCTTGCCAAAACAAGGGCTGGCGATGCATTAGTCTTGGTTTCCCAATTTATGATTGAATTACAGGGTTTAAAGTCAGTTGTTGGTGAGGATCCACCAAAGATTTTGCATCTGAATCCTAGAATTAGAGGAGATTGGAGCCATAGACCAGTGATCGAGCACAATACTTGCTATAGAATGCAATGGGGAACGGCTCAAAGGTGTGATGGTTTACCTTCCAAGTATGATGATGACATGCTCGGTATGACACTTTCTAACTGTATGCTTGTTAGATTTTTATCTCTCTGTATCCTCAGCTATTcctttgtgggggggggggggagggaaatGGTATTTTTGAATAAAACCATTTCTAAAGGTTGTAGACTCAAACTTGAAAGTTCTTTGACAACAAAGTTCTTGTTTGAAATATGATGTAGACTGGAATTCAGGCTCAAATAATCCCAAACAACCAATTAGAACAAGATATAGCAGTTGTAGGCAAACCAGCCTCAAAACTGCACATTTGAAACTTAGTAACCCATGCAAGGGTGTGTGCATTCGTCACACGCAAGAGTAAATGTGGCAGGGAATTTCCAAAGGTGTTTGCAGTTGCGGTTGCGCACTAGGCTAAATCTTGACCCATTGAGCTCCCGAATTCAGACTCAGGTGCATGCAGCTGGTGACACATTGTGCGGTCCCACAACCTTGATAAATCTGCAGTCCAGAATTTTGGCCTGCGGTCACAGCCATGTCGTGCAATCACATATCCTCTTGAAATTGTGTCACCCTTCAATTCTTACTGCAGGGTGCAGGACACATCGTGCAATCGCATTTCCTCTTGAAATTGTGTCACCCTTCAATTCTTTCCAAAAACGGCCTTGATCTTCACTTGGGGTCTCCCGTAGCTTCCAATGCTCCTTAGGCACTATGTCTGGTGTGAACCCCCTAGACATGCTGCTATCACGCTCCTCTTCTTTTGAAAACTAGGTCATGAACTCTTCTTTATCAAGTGCTGCTTGCATATTGAAAGTGTGCTTCCCGTGGACTTTACAAATGTGACTGTTAAGGCAAAATTAAGCTTATTGTCAAGCACATTATATTGCAACATCCAATATTAAATCACACAAGATTGTGCAGATAATTGAAAATCTACCTTAAATTATAGAAATGTCGAGCTAGTTTGATTAGCAAGCTGATAATAGGGGTTAGGTTGCCGAGAACCACTTTCACATGCTGACCACTAACAACTGCACATAACATTTTGGTCCAGGAAACTACAATTGTATATCATTTTACCCGAACCCCTTCAGTATAGTTTAGTTGAATTAATTTAGGTTACTAAATGCTTAATTTTTGGTTTTAATTTAGTTTCCTGGACATCACTTCTGTTCCTTTTATTCATTTATATATTGGCCGTATTGTTTTCACCCTATGATATATATATTTCACTTGAGAATGCTGATAAACCTCTTTTGCTTCCTATTCCTACTTATGTCGAACAAGTTTTAGTTGTGTGACTCTTGATTTTATAGCTTTACATCAATCAAATAccataaatttttgaattttattttcatGACAGTTGATGGATATTTGAGATGTGAGAAGTGGATGCGGAATGACATTGTTGATACTCGAGAGTCGAAAATATTCTCATGGTTTGATCGATTTATTGGACGTGCAAAGAAACCAGAGGTGACATGGCCTTTCCCATTTGTGGAGGGTAGGATGTTTATTCTTACTATTCGTGCTGGTATTGATGGCTACCATATCAATGTAGGCGGCCGGCACGTGACGTCATTTCCGTATCGAACTGTAAGCTACTAGCGCTCTTCCAAACAATTTTGCAGGTTTTCTTGGTAGACATGTAAGTGTTCTGCTTACTGAGCAAGTCTCTAGTGAAGGAGAGCATTTTTAAGACGTTGCACTTGAAATTGACTTGAGAGTTAGCACATTTTAGAGTCTTGGACTGCTGGGCCAGTCATGATCACCATTGAATATCCACTGCATACATTTTCCTTATACAAAAGGGCACATTGGATATCAAACTACTATTCAAATCTTTTACCCATACAAATATTACCGTACAAAAATGAACGGTAGACACAAATATGTCCTAGTATTTGATCCTTTTCCGAAACTCTAAATCAGTGTACCGAATTTGTAATCCTTGCAATTAATTTGATCACCAGATTTTCTGGAATTAATGTTTTAGTTTCCTCAGTCATGTTATTACCCTACTATACTTGTGAGCCTTAATTAAATGTTCCCTATTCTTTCAGGGCTTTACACTGGAAGATGCTACAGGGTTGGCAATCAGAGGTGATGTAGATATACATTCGGTTTATGCTACATCTCTACCAACCTCTCATCCAAGTTTTTCTCCCCAAAGGGTGTTGGACTTCTCAGAGAAGTGGAAATCTCTTCCTTTACCCCAGAATCGCATTCAAATTTTTATTGGGGTGCTTTCTGCCACCAATCACTTTGCTGAGCGTATGGCAATCAGGAAAACGTGGATGCAGGCTTCAGCAATTAAGTCCTCAGATATAGCAGTCCGCTTCTTTGTTGCATTGGTAAGTCGCTCACCTCCCCAAATAAAAGAAAGATGTGCATAACTGTTGATCCACCCAAATAAGTGTGGACCTCAAATGCAGTCAAGTATTCTTCGTAATTACAACATTTTAAACTCCAATAAACTTTAATTTCGATGAGGTAATTAATGGAGATTGTTAAATAATAGGTTAAGGAATAAGATGTTTCATTGAACTGATTTCTTGATAAGTTGATTATTGGAATTAGCAAAACCAGACAAGTATCTATGAGCTGAAAATCgttaatttttggatcatctttTTTCAGGCCAAATTTGTTAAACACATGTCTGGAATTCCGTTATTTTTCTCAACTCTTTTTACGTATTTGGCCCGAAAAAGAAGAAATGCACAGTTGGAACAAATAGCCATTGCACCTAAAGAAGAAATAGAAAAACAAAGTTGAAGTAAAGCATGCATGGTATATTAATATAAGAAGTACGAAGAAATACACAATTGGAACAAATAAATCACTATATATGACTATTTGCCAATTAACAGTTGAAAAATACCCCACTTGGAAGCTgctttttcaaaatttcttcACTCCCGCGTGCTTAAAAGAGAGTGCACTTTGCCACGTCAGCGTCCTGGGGATGAAGGCCATCAAACTGCCAAGTTAAGGGGGGTAATTAGGACAAAAATTAGTGCAGGTGTGCACTAAATAAACAGTGCCAAGTTTAGGGAGTCCCGAGGCGATGATCTATGCTGACCTTTCTAGATGCTGAATCTTAGGTGAAAATCCTA contains:
- the LOC104245900 gene encoding hydroxyproline O-galactosyltransferase GALT2, producing the protein MLCVLIRFIIRMMKRLKNEASSVRRFKLSYILLGLAAFYLILICVKFPEFLESATALSGDDAAADVALDVEDDGGESSTSGFHNNLSQYALVTPREEENENGALPHKKPRKLHYGRITAAIMKRNNMERNLSVLDRMADEAWTLGSKAWEELDKYEEKGIEMNSILEGKPESCPSWVSTSGAQLAKTDQLMFLPCGLAAGSSITLIGTPHYAHHEYVPQLAKTRAGDALVLVSQFMIELQGLKSVVGEDPPKILHLNPRIRGDWSHRPVIEHNTCYRMQWGTAQRCDGLPSKYDDDMLVDGYLRCEKWMRNDIVDTRESKIFSWFDRFIGRAKKPEVTWPFPFVEGRMFILTIRAGIDGYHINVGGRHVTSFPYRTGFTLEDATGLAIRGDVDIHSVYATSLPTSHPSFSPQRVLDFSEKWKSLPLPQNRIQIFIGVLSATNHFAERMAIRKTWMQASAIKSSDIAVRFFVALNPRKELNAILKKEADYFGDIVIVPFIDRYELVVLKTIAICEYGVQNVTAAYIMKCDDDNFVRIDAVLREIQRVPPRRSLYMGNLNLLHRPLRTGKWAVSFEEWPEDVYPPYANGPGYIISSDIAKHIISQYRNRSLRLFKMEDVSMGMWVEKYNSSAPVQYSHNWKFCQYGCMEDYFTAHYQSPRQMFCLWNNLLKGKAHCCNF